One Lentisphaerota bacterium genomic window, TATCTGCTGTCGGGTGATGATGGCCAGGGCGACGACTCGGCATGGAAGCCGGCGCTGGCGCGCGGCGACACGCAGATGAGCGAGCTGATTTACCGGTCCCGCCCCGAGCAGTGGTCCAATCTGATCTTTCCGCATGTCGAGCTGGGCATCGCCATGTCCAAGGACCACAAGGCGCGCCTGCTCACGGGCATGCTGTATTACGACGAGAAGCCTGTGGGCGCGACATCCCGCGAGCAGGGGTTCTTCACGATGCTGCGCTATGACTTCCCGCTGGTCAAAAACCTGTTTGGCACGCGCGGCGAGATCAAGGGCGCGCTTTTGGGCGAGGCGCTCATACCGGGAGACCTGTACACACAGAACGATGAGACCGCCTATTGCTTCCGCTTTGAATTGAATGCGGCGTACTAACGGCTGGGGCGCCTGCACACGACCGAGGTCATGCAAGCGCCTTTTCGGTTTGCGGCGCGCAACACACGCCTGCACGCGCAGACGGAAAGGAGAAGGTAGCGATGAGACCAGGAATATGGGAAGTGGTGATCATAGTGCTTGCCGTGATCATTCTGTTTGGCGCCAGACGATTGCCGGAGTTGGCCCGGGCGCTGGGCTCCAGCATTGCCGAATTCAAGAAGGCTAGGAAAGAAGCCGAAGCCCAGAAGCCCACTGATAGGTCCGGCCCCGCCTGCTGAAGGCCTTCGGGAACCGATCCTGAGTGGTTATGCAGGCTTATTCGGGGATCTGTGCCATGATTGACGCGATGCCGCTCTCCTTTCTGCCCGCATCGGTGGGCTTCTTGGAAGTCGTGTTGGTGCTCGCCGTGGCGTTGGTGCTGTTTGGCCCAAAGCGCTTGCCGGAGGCCTCCCGGAAACTGGCACTCGTGCTAAACAGGCTGCGGCAGGCGATGAATGAGTTCAAAGAGCAGCTCAGGGCGCTGGAAGAGGAATCACCCCCTGAACAAAATCCGGAAATCCGGCGATCCGAAATTCAGGAGGGAGTGTCTGATGAAAGGTCTTCGGACTCTCGATCCGCTGATTAAGCCGTTTTTGGACCATCTGCAGGATCTACGGCTGGCGTTGATCCAGGCGGCGGCATTGCTGGCCATTGGCGTGGTGGCGGCGATTCCGCTGGCACCCTGGATGCTGGCTTGGCTCCGGGATCCGTATGTTCGGGGAGGTTTGGCCAACGTGGTTGCCTTGCGCGTGACACAGGTAGGGGGCGGCTTTAATATCATGACGCAGGTGGTCTGCTGGTCGGGCCTGATTTTCAGCCTGCCGTTTATAGTGATGGTGGCCGGTCGCTTCGTTTTTCCTGGACTAACCGAGCGGGAGCGCCGGTTTGTCTGTCTGGGCGGTGGCGCGTCCATTGGGCTGTTCATCATCGGGGTTTGGATGGCGCATCGTTGGACCCTGCCGGTGGCCTTTCAGATGATGCGGCAGATCGAGGTCTGGATGGGCACCCCGGCCGAATTCTGGGAGACGGGAAACTACGTCTCGTTTGCAAGCAAGCTGCTGCTGGCGTTTGGTGTCGCGTTTCAGTTTCCCATGGTTGTGTTTATGCTGGGCGCCTTGGGAATCGTGAGTTCAGCCCAGCTTCGCGACAGGCGGCGGCAGGTGATCGTGTTGCTCTTGGTGGTGGCGATGCTGATGACGCCGCCAGATCCCTTTTCCCAGGTGCTGATGGCCGCCCCGTTGATGGTGTTTTACGAGGCCGTCATCTGGCTGGTCTGGTTGCGCGAAAACCGCATCCGGGCTGACAAGCCGTGTCCGGCCCATCGGTAGATCCCGTATCCCCCGGACGGTTGGAGCACCTGCAGGATCTCACGCATCAATGCGTGTTGCATGAGCATTTCACCGAGGTATAGCGGCCGTGGCGCTGCAGCGGGGATCCAGCGCCAGCATCCTGAGCATCAGGCCGTTGCGCTCATCCTGATTCATGAAGACAACGCTTGCCAAATCGCGCAGCGCCCGCATCGCATCAAAATACTCCGGGTCCTTCTCAAGGGCTTTCTTGAAGTAGTCGGCGGCTTCGCTCTTGCGCTCCTGCGCCTCCCGAAGCAGGCCCATCAGATAGTAAACCTGCGGACGGACCGGTTCCTTGCCATCGCCAGCAGACCGAACCGCGCAACCGGATGCAGTGGCCTGAGGCTCGAAGCATGCAACGAGACTGGACGATTCATGGCTACGTCTCCCTCTGGCTTGTTGTGAGTCGTGATCCGAACGCGCATGTCTATCATTTCGGCAGCACAAACCGCGGGTACACCTTCTCGGGAGCCGACGTCCGTTCAAAGCCATCCAAGCCAGGGGCTAATTGTAGCCTGTAGCGCGGCCCGCTACCCTTGTCGTCGTCATGGAAGACGAGATTCATTCCAAACTCCATTCCGGGTGCCAGCCCGAGGTCGGCCAGCGGCAACCGCAGTTCGTAGGAGGTAGCCGTCGACTCACGCGTGACACCGAAACCGGCATTCTTCGGCAGGCTGGTGGTGCCTTCCGCTTGATAGAGCTGGGGGCCATCCTGGGTCTGCGCCAGTCCCAGATTCCAATGAACGTTCTTGGTGACGATCCCCACCTGCATCACGTCTCCTCTGAAGATCTCATCACCGGTACTCGAATTGAGGTGCGTGTCATCGGTGACCACCGCCGCGAGGTACAGCGCGTTGCTGTCACAACCGAGGTACACCTTGGCGCCGAGGTCGTCGTAGCCGTTCCAGTCGATGGATCCATCGGCCCCTTTCTTGGCCCGGCGCTCTGTCGGGAAGATATCGTCCGGCCCGTCAAGCGAAAGAGCCTCCATCCCCCACTCGCCATCCGCCAGCATTCCGTTCAGCCGGACGGGGTTCTCGATGCTCACGATGACGCGCGGCGCATTCGCCGAACGGGGCGCGATGTCCCCGATGGGTCTCAGCAGCTTCGCCGATCCGCTCCCCATGTTGTGATACCGACTGTCGTTGAACATGGGGCCATCGGTGATGTCACCCTCGATCGTCACAAACCCGACGTAACCGGTGTAGACGCTGATAGGGGCGGTAAGCTCCCCGATGGAGGGTGGGTTAACGTCCTGCTTGAACGTGCCGTCTTTCTGCACGGAGCCAGTCGCTATTTGCCGCTCAGCCGGCTTGCCGGTCGCCACGTCGATCAGCGTGGGCTTCCCTCCAGACAGGCACAACAGCACCGGGACATCTGGGGCGGTGGCGGCTGCAGAAATGGCGATGCTATTGGTTGCGGACGGAGGGGGCGGCGGCGGCGGCATCAACACGGCAACCGGCTCGTACCTCAGAAACCGCGTGTCCACCTGCGTCTGCCAGACCACGTCGCCCGTGCGTCTGTTCAGCGCCATCAGGCGGCCGTCGCTGCAGCCGAACACGACCAGATTGGGCTCCATCACCACCGGGCAGCGGCAGAACTCGCTGCCCAGCTCGCGGGACCAGAGCACCGTGCCGTCCACGCTCCGAACCGCCCGGGCGACGCCTTTCTGGTCGGCCATGTACACCACCCCGCCACTCACGGCCGGCGTGGACTCCGTGTTCGTCGCCACCGGCACCTTCCACAGCTCGTGTCCGCTGGTCATCTCGATGGCGTGCAGCCAGCCGGCCGATGTGATCACAAACAGATTGGCGCCTTCCAGCGCCACCGACCCATAAACCGCGCCGGACAGCTTCGTTTCGCCGAGGATCGCACCACTGGCAATGTCCAGCGTGTAGAGCGTGCCTGCGTCGGTTGCCATGTACACGTCCATCCCGTTCACGGCCGGGCTTCCCGTGAGCCGCTCGCCAATCACGGTGGACCAGAACGCCCGCCCGGATGTCGGGTCGATGCACCAGAGCTTGCCGTCGCTGCCGGGCTTCAGCAACGCCCCCCCTGACAAGGTGACGACCGGTCCGAATCCCATGCCTCCGGTGCGGAAGGTGTCCGCCGGCGCGTCCAACGACGGGACATCGAGCGGGTACCGCTGGTTGAAACCCAGGGAACGAGACAGGTACAGGGTCCTGTCCGACATCATGATCTGCGACACGGGCGTTGCCCAGCGTGGCACGGAGCTCGATCCGCCGACCGATCTAGACTCGTATCCGGACGCCAGCGACAAGCGCCGCCTGTCGACGCGCGCAAACGACCCCATGTACGTGCTCTGCGCCGCCGCGTCAGAGACGCCTTCCTTCTCCCCGCCCGACAGCGGTCCATACACTTCCAGCTCCGTCACCGTCTGCTCGCGCGGCAGCCTGTTCACCAGGGTCACACGGACCTCGTCGGCCCGGCGCGCGGGGAACGTGATCAGTCGGAACAGGCTCCTGTTGTTCCGAACTGCGGCCACCCGCACAACCTTCTTCTGCATCATGTCCGACACGAACACGTCAAAGTGCCGCGGGATATTGGCCGCGTCATACTCGTTGAAATAAACCGCCACCATCGAGACCCATCGGGGATTCTTGATCCCCATCGAAATCTGCGTGTCGCTGTTCTCCAGATAGGACCAGTGCCACTGGCTGCTGATGTCGTTGAGTCGGCCATTCTGGAGGAAGGCGTCAACCACCAAAGAATCGGCGATCTGCTGGGGCCGCTGCGACAAGATGACGTTCGGTATCTGCTCGCTCAACACGCCCAACGGGTTGTACTCCTTGAGGAACAGCGGGTTTTTCAGAATGACCGGCTCAATGTCGTACAGCGGCGGATACAGCATGTGGTTGACGCTGGGGAAGCGGATACGGCGCAAGCTCACGCCATCCACCAGCGCATCACCGCCCTGCCCTTGGAATCCCACACGCAGCGCCTTGGGATCGGATCCGCTCTTAAACACAATCCGGGCGAACGCCCAATCCGGGCCGCATTCCAGAACGCGCACCACGCTGTCCGGGTGCCGGTTCTCCGACTCCGCGCCAGCCAAGAGTCGCACGGCATGCTCCGGCGTCGCCCGCCGATGGAAGAACTCCAGCACCCATGTGAAATGATCCCCAATCAACCCCTCGACCTGCTGCTGCACCGGCGCGTTGCCGACCTTCAGGCAGCGCTTGCTCTGGTAACCACCGTCGACATAAGAGACCACGGCTTGCGTATCAACGTTCGTATCCACCCGCCATCCGCCAGCCCCCTCGCAATCGCCGTTTTCCAACCGACAGCGATCGAGGGTGACCCGTTTGTCAAGCTCGCCGGGCTCATCCGAGACCTGTTTGAAAAGCTTGTCGGAGAAGTCCGGGATGGTCTCGTCCACGTTCGGGAATGCCGTCTTCTGGAGACTCTGGTTGTGCGGTGCAAGCGACGTGGACCACAACAACTGGGCGCTCAAGTCGCAGCACATCACGGAACCGCGGAGCCCGCCGACAAGGAAAGACTTCGAATCCGGCGTGAACGTCACAGAGAATCCCATCTCGGGCAACCGAATCTGACCGGTACGCTTGCCCGTCGCCACCTCGTGGACGAAGGCATTCCAGTACTCATCGAGCAGAACAACGGTCGCCCCATCGGGGCTGATCTGAGCAAAGGTCGGCGTCCACGGGAACGGGCCCATTCGCGAAATCTCCGTGTCCCCGCGCACCAGACGGAAATCCTTACCGTCCGGAATCAAACCGCCTGCATCCCCGAGAGTGATGACCGAGCCGACGGGCGGGGCTAAATCGACCCGGACCACTTCGAGATCGCCGTCATAATGCGTCCTACCTGCGGTGGGCCCGGGTGCGCCTTTCTGCCACGACAGCGGCTTCCCGGCGCCGTAGCGTTCGGCCAATTTCCTGACGTTCGTGGTATCGGTCAGGTCACGCAGGATCAGGATTCCGTCCTCGAACGCCGCGACCCGCGTGCCATCCGGGCTGCACACGAACTCGCCCAGTTCCCGGTAGCTCACATTCCCATCCGCATCGGTCTTGGCTTCGCCTCGCCACTCCGCCACGAGGTTTCCGTTCTTGTCCAGCGCACGCATGGTCTCCAGCAGCGGTTCGTAGTAGACGATCATCTGTTTCCCGGGAACGTAGGCATACCGGAAGAGCGTTGCGTACAAAGGTCCTCCCGTGCCCAACCCATGTTTCAAGAGGTCCTGTGTATGAACCTCCCGGTAGGTTGGCCCCTTGTGCGATACGCCCGGGTCCAGGGTCAATCGCATCTGAGAGAGGGGTACGCCATCCAGCGCCACCTGGTAGAGGCGGCTGCCGTAGCTCGTGAACACCACGACACGGTCGGTGTCCACGTCCAACCGGCACGCGCCCATTTCCGGCAGGCGCCGGGAGAACCGCAGGTTTCCCTTGGTATCCAGCGAGTAGAGGTTGTCGCCGTGTCCCCACGTGATCACGTAGAGGTTGCCGGCTGCGTCGAACTTCATGTCGATGATATACTCGTTATTGCCCATGAAATGTGTGGCCGCTGTCTGGGCCGCTGTCTCCCGCCCTTCCTTCGTGACCGGCTGACCGTAAGACGCCGACTTTGACGCGGCCTCGACGGCGCGGGGCAGTCCCGTCAGCGCAGGATCGTCCAAAATCCGGCTCACGGCGCGGCGCACGCCCGCGTTGTCGTTGGCCACAAGCAGAAGCGTGTCGTATTTCCAATGCAAGCCGCGGGACGCCACTTGGAGCGTCGGCTGGACTGGCAAGCCGAGCGAACCGATGGGGCGCTCCGTCACAAACCCCTTCTCCGTCAGCGTATTCAGCAATGTCGACCCGTGCGACGCGCTCACGATGATCAACGGGCTATCCACCACCGACCGAGGTTCGATGATGCCGCCATCGGTTCCGCCATGGCCCCCGGCCCAGTAGTGGAATCCGTCCGCACAGGGATCCGCAGAGTTGCCCGAATCGCCGGAGGCCAGACGCCAGACTCGATTCTCGGGCATCAGGGTCACCCTCATCCCCTTCGCCCCAAGACCGGCGATCAGGCGGTCCACCTCAGCCTTCGAACCCTCAAGGCCGCGCCCCAGAACGAGCAGGGCGTTGGTGTTGGATTTCAGGAACCGCGCGATCTCAGCGGGATACGGCACA contains:
- a CDS encoding twin-arginine translocase TatA/TatE family subunit, with product MRPGIWEVVIIVLAVIILFGARRLPELARALGSSIAEFKKARKEAEAQKPTDRSGPAC
- the tatC gene encoding twin-arginine translocase subunit TatC: MSSKSSSGRWKRNHPLNKIRKSGDPKFRRECLMKGLRTLDPLIKPFLDHLQDLRLALIQAAALLAIGVVAAIPLAPWMLAWLRDPYVRGGLANVVALRVTQVGGGFNIMTQVVCWSGLIFSLPFIVMVAGRFVFPGLTERERRFVCLGGGASIGLFIIGVWMAHRWTLPVAFQMMRQIEVWMGTPAEFWETGNYVSFASKLLLAFGVAFQFPMVVFMLGALGIVSSAQLRDRRRQVIVLLLVVAMLMTPPDPFSQVLMAAPLMVFYEAVIWLVWLRENRIRADKPCPAHR